From Leopardus geoffroyi isolate Oge1 chromosome B4, O.geoffroyi_Oge1_pat1.0, whole genome shotgun sequence, a single genomic window includes:
- the HDAC10 gene encoding polyamine deacetylase HDAC10 isoform X7 → MGQHGPRAGPQASRQPSSRQAALRGGVLGAGSESEEVGKSGPGSPPVGLLPCLDSACSCPGSLPVVPAPGSCKEGTGSAFTCPARVAQSDHGCAMRTALVYHEDMTAARLLWEDPEYVSLLRGTQTLSTRELQALCGQYDAVYFHPSTFHCARLAVGAALQLVDAVLTGAVHNGLALVRPPGHHSQRAAANGFCVFNNVAIAAKYAKRRHGLHSVLYFSWHRYEHGRFWPYLRESDADAVGQGQGRGFTVNLPWNQVGMGNADYVAAFLHVLLPVAFEFDPELVLISAGFDSAIGDPEGQMRATPECFSHLTQLLQVLAGGRVCAVLEGGYHLESLSQSVCMVVKALLGDPALPLSGPMEPHRSALESIQSVRAAQAPHWKSLRQQGSTPILNPSTYSLERRASPVSPGGPKFKAAEAQASAALSSLLDQLHLNPTLPVRTAVALTAPDAALVLPADVLRQEGSAPQEETRAWARLHEALAQDKALTALGKVLHLLNGILDGQVSSGMAATPEPAAAPTLDVVIRRSLSHGARRLLCVAVGQLDRPADLADDGRNLWLNIRGKEAAAPSMFQVSVPLPGTTGGFVSCVLALVLPLAYGFQPDLVLVALGPAHGLQAPQAALLASLLRGPAGGRVLVLLEQGSTSQLAGILARVLQGQAPPGLGPFSMASPEDTQALIYLRGQLEAEWKMLQVAAPQVP, encoded by the exons ATGGGGCAGCACGGCCCCCGGGCCGGGCCCCAGGCGTCTCGCCAGCCCAGCTCCCGTCAGGCCGCGCTTCGGGGCGGGGTTTTGGGCGCTGGGTCAGAGTCTGAGGAAGTGGGGAAATCTGGCCCTGGGAGCCCCCCTGTcggcctccttccctgcctggattcTGCATGTTCCTGCCCAGGCTCCCTGCCGGTCGTCCCAGCTCCCGGGAGCTGCAAGGAAGGGACAGGCAGTGCATTCACCTGCCCAGCCAGGGTGGCCCAAAGTGACCACGGCTGTGCCATGAGGACTGCGCTGGTGTACCACGAGGACATGACAGCGGCCCGGCTGCTCTGGGAAGA CCCAGAGTATGTGTCCTTGTTGCGAGGAACCCAGACCTTGAGCACCAGGGAACTACAGGCGCTGTGTGGACAATACGACGCTGTCTATTTCCATCCG AGTACCTTCCACTGTGCCCGGCTGGCCGTGGGGGCTGCGCTGCAGCTGGTGGATGCCGTGCTGACGGGGGCTGTGCACAACGGGCTCGCCCTGGTGAG ACCTCCTGGGCATCACAGCCAGAGAGCCGCTGCCAATGGATTCTGCGTGTTCAACAATGTGGCCATAGCAGCCAAATACGCCAAGCGGAGACACGGGCTGCACAG CGTCCTCTACTTTTCCTGGCACCGCTATGAGCATGGGCGCTTTTGGCCCTACCTTCGAGAATCGGATGCGGATGCtgttgggcaggggcagggccgtGGCTTCACTGTCAACCTGCCCTGGAATCAG GTCGGGATGGGAAATGCTGACTACGTGGCCGCCTTCCTCCACGTGCTGCTCCCCGTGGCCTTTGAG TTTGACCCTGAGCTGGTGCTCATCTCAGCAGGATTTGACTCTGCAATCGGGGATCCTGAG GGGCAGATGCGGGCCACGCCGGAGTGCTTCTCCCACCTCACGCAGCTGCTGCAGGTGCTGGCCGGCGGCCGAGTCTGTGCTGTGCTGGAG ggAGGCTACCACCTGGAGTCGCTGTCCCAGTCCGTGTGCATGGTGGTGAAGGCGCTGCTGGGTGACCCTGCCTTGCCCCTGTCGGGGCCCATGGAGCCTCATCGCAG TGCCCTGGAATCCATCCAGAGTGTCCGGGCTGCCCAGGCCCCTCATTGGAAGAGCCTCCGGCAGCAAG GGTCGACCCCCATACTGAATCCCAGCACCTACTCCCTGGAGCGGAGAGCCTCACCTGTATCTCCCGGGGGACCCAAATTCAAGGCAGCAGAGGCGCAGGCCTCGGCCGCACTGAGTTCCCTCCTAGACCAGCTGCACCTCAACCCCACACTGCCTGTCCGCACGGCTGTTGCCCTGACTGCACCGGATGCCGCTCTGGTCCTACCCGCCGACGTCCTCCGTCAGGAGGGGTCAGCCCCACAGGAGGAGACACGGGCCTGGGCCAG GCTACACGAGGCCCTGGCCCAGGACAAGGCTCTCACTGCACTTGGGAAGGTCCTGCACCTCTTGAATGGGATCCTGGATGGGCAG GTGAGCAGTGGCATGGCAGCAACCCCGGAGCCCGCCGCGGCTCCCACCCTGGATGTGGTCATTCGGCGCAGCTTGTCCCACGGAGCGCGGAG GCTTCTCTGTGTGGCTGTGGGACAGCTGGATCGGCCCGCAGACCTTGCCGACGACGG GAGGAATCTGTGGCTGAACATCAGAGGCAAGGAAGCGGCCGCCCCATCCATGTTCCAGGTCTCCGTGCCACTGCCAGGG ACTACTGGTGGGTTCGTGAGCTGCGTTCTGGCCCTTGTGCTGCCCCTGGCCTATGGCTTCCAGCCTGACCTCGTGTTGGTGGCGCTGGGGCCAGCCCACGGCCTGCAGGCCCCCCAAGCCGCACTCCTGGCTTCTCTGCTGCGGGGGCCGGCGGGGGGCCGAGTCTTGGTCCTGCTGGAGCAG GGATCCACATCCCAGCTTGCAGGGATCCTGGCCCGGGTGTTGCAGGGACAGGCGCCCCCCGGCCTGGGTCCCTTCTCCATGGCCTCCCCAGAGGACACACAGGCCCTGATATACCTGAGAGGGCAGCTGGAAGCAGAGTGGAAGATGCTGCAGGTGGCCG CTCCTCAAGTGCCGTGA
- the HDAC10 gene encoding polyamine deacetylase HDAC10 isoform X5 yields MGQHGPRAGPQASRQPSSRQAALRGGVLGAGSESEEVGKSGPGSPPVGLLPCLDSACSCPGSLPVVPAPGSCKEGTGSAFTCPARVAQSDHGCAMRTALVYHEDMTAARLLWEDPEYVSLLRGTQTLSTRELQALCGQYDAVYFHPSTFHCARLAVGAALQLVDAVLTGAVHNGLALVRPPGHHSQRAAANGFCVFNNVAIAAKYAKRRHGLHRILIVDWDVHHGQGIQYIFEDDPSVLYFSWHRYEHGRFWPYLRESDADAVGQGQGRGFTVNLPWNQVGMGNADYVAAFLHVLLPVAFEFDPELVLISAGFDSAIGDPEGQMRATPECFSHLTQLLQVLAGGRVCAVLEGGYHLESLSQSVCMVVKALLGDPALPLSGPMEPHRSALESIQSVRAAQAPHWKSLRQQGSTPILNPSTYSLERRASPVSPGGPKFKAAEAQASAALSSLLDQLHLNPTLPVRTAVALTAPDAALVLPADVLRQEGSAPQEETRAWARLHEALAQDKALTALGKVLHLLNGILDGQVSSGMAATPEPAAAPTLDVVIRRSLSHGARRLLCVAVGQLDRPADLADDGRNLWLNIRGKEAAAPSMFQVSVPLPGTTGGFVSCVLALVLPLAYGFQPDLVLVALGPAHGLQAPQAALLASLLRGPAGGRVLVLLEQGSTSQLAGILARVLQGQAPPGLGPFSMASPEDTQALIYLRGQLEAEWKMLQVAAPQVP; encoded by the exons ATGGGGCAGCACGGCCCCCGGGCCGGGCCCCAGGCGTCTCGCCAGCCCAGCTCCCGTCAGGCCGCGCTTCGGGGCGGGGTTTTGGGCGCTGGGTCAGAGTCTGAGGAAGTGGGGAAATCTGGCCCTGGGAGCCCCCCTGTcggcctccttccctgcctggattcTGCATGTTCCTGCCCAGGCTCCCTGCCGGTCGTCCCAGCTCCCGGGAGCTGCAAGGAAGGGACAGGCAGTGCATTCACCTGCCCAGCCAGGGTGGCCCAAAGTGACCACGGCTGTGCCATGAGGACTGCGCTGGTGTACCACGAGGACATGACAGCGGCCCGGCTGCTCTGGGAAGA CCCAGAGTATGTGTCCTTGTTGCGAGGAACCCAGACCTTGAGCACCAGGGAACTACAGGCGCTGTGTGGACAATACGACGCTGTCTATTTCCATCCG AGTACCTTCCACTGTGCCCGGCTGGCCGTGGGGGCTGCGCTGCAGCTGGTGGATGCCGTGCTGACGGGGGCTGTGCACAACGGGCTCGCCCTGGTGAG ACCTCCTGGGCATCACAGCCAGAGAGCCGCTGCCAATGGATTCTGCGTGTTCAACAATGTGGCCATAGCAGCCAAATACGCCAAGCGGAGACACGGGCTGCACAG GATCCTCATTGTCGACTGGGATGTCCACCATGGTCAGGGCATCCAGTATATCTTTGAGGATGACCCCAG CGTCCTCTACTTTTCCTGGCACCGCTATGAGCATGGGCGCTTTTGGCCCTACCTTCGAGAATCGGATGCGGATGCtgttgggcaggggcagggccgtGGCTTCACTGTCAACCTGCCCTGGAATCAG GTCGGGATGGGAAATGCTGACTACGTGGCCGCCTTCCTCCACGTGCTGCTCCCCGTGGCCTTTGAG TTTGACCCTGAGCTGGTGCTCATCTCAGCAGGATTTGACTCTGCAATCGGGGATCCTGAG GGGCAGATGCGGGCCACGCCGGAGTGCTTCTCCCACCTCACGCAGCTGCTGCAGGTGCTGGCCGGCGGCCGAGTCTGTGCTGTGCTGGAG ggAGGCTACCACCTGGAGTCGCTGTCCCAGTCCGTGTGCATGGTGGTGAAGGCGCTGCTGGGTGACCCTGCCTTGCCCCTGTCGGGGCCCATGGAGCCTCATCGCAG TGCCCTGGAATCCATCCAGAGTGTCCGGGCTGCCCAGGCCCCTCATTGGAAGAGCCTCCGGCAGCAAG GGTCGACCCCCATACTGAATCCCAGCACCTACTCCCTGGAGCGGAGAGCCTCACCTGTATCTCCCGGGGGACCCAAATTCAAGGCAGCAGAGGCGCAGGCCTCGGCCGCACTGAGTTCCCTCCTAGACCAGCTGCACCTCAACCCCACACTGCCTGTCCGCACGGCTGTTGCCCTGACTGCACCGGATGCCGCTCTGGTCCTACCCGCCGACGTCCTCCGTCAGGAGGGGTCAGCCCCACAGGAGGAGACACGGGCCTGGGCCAG GCTACACGAGGCCCTGGCCCAGGACAAGGCTCTCACTGCACTTGGGAAGGTCCTGCACCTCTTGAATGGGATCCTGGATGGGCAG GTGAGCAGTGGCATGGCAGCAACCCCGGAGCCCGCCGCGGCTCCCACCCTGGATGTGGTCATTCGGCGCAGCTTGTCCCACGGAGCGCGGAG GCTTCTCTGTGTGGCTGTGGGACAGCTGGATCGGCCCGCAGACCTTGCCGACGACGG GAGGAATCTGTGGCTGAACATCAGAGGCAAGGAAGCGGCCGCCCCATCCATGTTCCAGGTCTCCGTGCCACTGCCAGGG ACTACTGGTGGGTTCGTGAGCTGCGTTCTGGCCCTTGTGCTGCCCCTGGCCTATGGCTTCCAGCCTGACCTCGTGTTGGTGGCGCTGGGGCCAGCCCACGGCCTGCAGGCCCCCCAAGCCGCACTCCTGGCTTCTCTGCTGCGGGGGCCGGCGGGGGGCCGAGTCTTGGTCCTGCTGGAGCAG GGATCCACATCCCAGCTTGCAGGGATCCTGGCCCGGGTGTTGCAGGGACAGGCGCCCCCCGGCCTGGGTCCCTTCTCCATGGCCTCCCCAGAGGACACACAGGCCCTGATATACCTGAGAGGGCAGCTGGAAGCAGAGTGGAAGATGCTGCAGGTGGCCG CTCCTCAAGTGCCGTGA
- the HDAC10 gene encoding polyamine deacetylase HDAC10 isoform X4, which yields MGQHGPRAGPQASRQPSSRQAALRGGVLGAGSESEEVGKSGPGSPPVGLLPCLDSACSCPGSLPVVPAPGSCKEGTGSAFTCPARVAQSDHGCAMRTALVYHEDMTAARLLWEDPECEIERPERLTTALERLRQWGLEQRCLQVAAREASEAELGLVHSPEYVSLLRGTQTLSTRELQALCGQYDAVYFHPSTFHCARLAVGAALQLVDAVLTGAVHNGLALVRPPGHHSQRAAANGFCVFNNVAIAAKYAKRRHGLHSVLYFSWHRYEHGRFWPYLRESDADAVGQGQGRGFTVNLPWNQVGMGNADYVAAFLHVLLPVAFEFDPELVLISAGFDSAIGDPEGQMRATPECFSHLTQLLQVLAGGRVCAVLEGGYHLESLSQSVCMVVKALLGDPALPLSGPMEPHRSALESIQSVRAAQAPHWKSLRQQGSTPILNPSTYSLERRASPVSPGGPKFKAAEAQASAALSSLLDQLHLNPTLPVRTAVALTAPDAALVLPADVLRQEGSAPQEETRAWARLHEALAQDKALTALGKVLHLLNGILDGQVSSGMAATPEPAAAPTLDVVIRRSLSHGARRLLCVAVGQLDRPADLADDGRNLWLNIRGKEAAAPSMFQVSVPLPGTTGGFVSCVLALVLPLAYGFQPDLVLVALGPAHGLQAPQAALLASLLRGPAGGRVLVLLEQGSTSQLAGILARVLQGQAPPGLGPFSMASPEDTQALIYLRGQLEAEWKMLQVAAPQVP from the exons ATGGGGCAGCACGGCCCCCGGGCCGGGCCCCAGGCGTCTCGCCAGCCCAGCTCCCGTCAGGCCGCGCTTCGGGGCGGGGTTTTGGGCGCTGGGTCAGAGTCTGAGGAAGTGGGGAAATCTGGCCCTGGGAGCCCCCCTGTcggcctccttccctgcctggattcTGCATGTTCCTGCCCAGGCTCCCTGCCGGTCGTCCCAGCTCCCGGGAGCTGCAAGGAAGGGACAGGCAGTGCATTCACCTGCCCAGCCAGGGTGGCCCAAAGTGACCACGGCTGTGCCATGAGGACTGCGCTGGTGTACCACGAGGACATGACAGCGGCCCGGCTGCTCTGGGAAGA CCCTGAGTGTGAGATCGAGCGTCCGGAGCGCCTGACTACAGCCCTGGAGCGCCTGCGGCAGTGGGGCCTGGAGCAGAGGTGTCTACAGGTGGCAGCCCGAGAGGCCTCCGAGGCAGAGCTGGGCCTGGTACACAG CCCAGAGTATGTGTCCTTGTTGCGAGGAACCCAGACCTTGAGCACCAGGGAACTACAGGCGCTGTGTGGACAATACGACGCTGTCTATTTCCATCCG AGTACCTTCCACTGTGCCCGGCTGGCCGTGGGGGCTGCGCTGCAGCTGGTGGATGCCGTGCTGACGGGGGCTGTGCACAACGGGCTCGCCCTGGTGAG ACCTCCTGGGCATCACAGCCAGAGAGCCGCTGCCAATGGATTCTGCGTGTTCAACAATGTGGCCATAGCAGCCAAATACGCCAAGCGGAGACACGGGCTGCACAG CGTCCTCTACTTTTCCTGGCACCGCTATGAGCATGGGCGCTTTTGGCCCTACCTTCGAGAATCGGATGCGGATGCtgttgggcaggggcagggccgtGGCTTCACTGTCAACCTGCCCTGGAATCAG GTCGGGATGGGAAATGCTGACTACGTGGCCGCCTTCCTCCACGTGCTGCTCCCCGTGGCCTTTGAG TTTGACCCTGAGCTGGTGCTCATCTCAGCAGGATTTGACTCTGCAATCGGGGATCCTGAG GGGCAGATGCGGGCCACGCCGGAGTGCTTCTCCCACCTCACGCAGCTGCTGCAGGTGCTGGCCGGCGGCCGAGTCTGTGCTGTGCTGGAG ggAGGCTACCACCTGGAGTCGCTGTCCCAGTCCGTGTGCATGGTGGTGAAGGCGCTGCTGGGTGACCCTGCCTTGCCCCTGTCGGGGCCCATGGAGCCTCATCGCAG TGCCCTGGAATCCATCCAGAGTGTCCGGGCTGCCCAGGCCCCTCATTGGAAGAGCCTCCGGCAGCAAG GGTCGACCCCCATACTGAATCCCAGCACCTACTCCCTGGAGCGGAGAGCCTCACCTGTATCTCCCGGGGGACCCAAATTCAAGGCAGCAGAGGCGCAGGCCTCGGCCGCACTGAGTTCCCTCCTAGACCAGCTGCACCTCAACCCCACACTGCCTGTCCGCACGGCTGTTGCCCTGACTGCACCGGATGCCGCTCTGGTCCTACCCGCCGACGTCCTCCGTCAGGAGGGGTCAGCCCCACAGGAGGAGACACGGGCCTGGGCCAG GCTACACGAGGCCCTGGCCCAGGACAAGGCTCTCACTGCACTTGGGAAGGTCCTGCACCTCTTGAATGGGATCCTGGATGGGCAG GTGAGCAGTGGCATGGCAGCAACCCCGGAGCCCGCCGCGGCTCCCACCCTGGATGTGGTCATTCGGCGCAGCTTGTCCCACGGAGCGCGGAG GCTTCTCTGTGTGGCTGTGGGACAGCTGGATCGGCCCGCAGACCTTGCCGACGACGG GAGGAATCTGTGGCTGAACATCAGAGGCAAGGAAGCGGCCGCCCCATCCATGTTCCAGGTCTCCGTGCCACTGCCAGGG ACTACTGGTGGGTTCGTGAGCTGCGTTCTGGCCCTTGTGCTGCCCCTGGCCTATGGCTTCCAGCCTGACCTCGTGTTGGTGGCGCTGGGGCCAGCCCACGGCCTGCAGGCCCCCCAAGCCGCACTCCTGGCTTCTCTGCTGCGGGGGCCGGCGGGGGGCCGAGTCTTGGTCCTGCTGGAGCAG GGATCCACATCCCAGCTTGCAGGGATCCTGGCCCGGGTGTTGCAGGGACAGGCGCCCCCCGGCCTGGGTCCCTTCTCCATGGCCTCCCCAGAGGACACACAGGCCCTGATATACCTGAGAGGGCAGCTGGAAGCAGAGTGGAAGATGCTGCAGGTGGCCG CTCCTCAAGTGCCGTGA
- the HDAC10 gene encoding polyamine deacetylase HDAC10 isoform X2, protein MGQHGPRAGPQASRQPSSRQAALRGGVLGAGSESEEVGKSGPGSPPVGLLPCLDSACSCPGSLPVVPAPGSCKEGTGSAFTCPARVAQSDHGCAMRTALVYHEDMTAARLLWEDPECEIERPERLTTALERLRQWGLEQRCLQVAAREASEAELGLVHSPEYVSLLRGTQTLSTRELQALCGQYDAVYFHPSTFHCARLAVGAALQLVDAVLTGAVHNGLALVRPPGHHSQRAAANGFCVFNNVAIAAKYAKRRHGLHRILIVDWDVHHGQGIQYIFEDDPSVLYFSWHRYEHGRFWPYLRESDADAVGQGQGRGFTVNLPWNQVGMGNADYVAAFLHVLLPVAFEFDPELVLISAGFDSAIGDPEGQMRATPECFSHLTQLLQVLAGGRVCAVLEGGYHLESLSQSVCMVVKALLGDPALPLSGPMEPHRSALESIQSVRAAQAPHWKSLRQQGSTPILNPSTYSLERRASPVSPGGPKFKAAEAQASAALSSLLDQLHLNPTLPVRTAVALTAPDAALVLPADVLRQEGSAPQEETRAWARLHEALAQDKALTALGKVLHLLNGILDGQVSSGMAATPEPAAAPTLDVVIRRSLSHGARRLLCVAVGQLDRPADLADDGRNLWLNIRGKEAAAPSMFQVSVPLPGTTGGFVSCVLALVLPLAYGFQPDLVLVALGPAHGLQAPQAALLASLLRGPAGGRVLVLLEQGSTSQLAGILARVLQGQAPPGLGPFSMASPEDTQALIYLRGQLEAEWKMLQVAAPQVP, encoded by the exons ATGGGGCAGCACGGCCCCCGGGCCGGGCCCCAGGCGTCTCGCCAGCCCAGCTCCCGTCAGGCCGCGCTTCGGGGCGGGGTTTTGGGCGCTGGGTCAGAGTCTGAGGAAGTGGGGAAATCTGGCCCTGGGAGCCCCCCTGTcggcctccttccctgcctggattcTGCATGTTCCTGCCCAGGCTCCCTGCCGGTCGTCCCAGCTCCCGGGAGCTGCAAGGAAGGGACAGGCAGTGCATTCACCTGCCCAGCCAGGGTGGCCCAAAGTGACCACGGCTGTGCCATGAGGACTGCGCTGGTGTACCACGAGGACATGACAGCGGCCCGGCTGCTCTGGGAAGA CCCTGAGTGTGAGATCGAGCGTCCGGAGCGCCTGACTACAGCCCTGGAGCGCCTGCGGCAGTGGGGCCTGGAGCAGAGGTGTCTACAGGTGGCAGCCCGAGAGGCCTCCGAGGCAGAGCTGGGCCTGGTACACAG CCCAGAGTATGTGTCCTTGTTGCGAGGAACCCAGACCTTGAGCACCAGGGAACTACAGGCGCTGTGTGGACAATACGACGCTGTCTATTTCCATCCG AGTACCTTCCACTGTGCCCGGCTGGCCGTGGGGGCTGCGCTGCAGCTGGTGGATGCCGTGCTGACGGGGGCTGTGCACAACGGGCTCGCCCTGGTGAG ACCTCCTGGGCATCACAGCCAGAGAGCCGCTGCCAATGGATTCTGCGTGTTCAACAATGTGGCCATAGCAGCCAAATACGCCAAGCGGAGACACGGGCTGCACAG GATCCTCATTGTCGACTGGGATGTCCACCATGGTCAGGGCATCCAGTATATCTTTGAGGATGACCCCAG CGTCCTCTACTTTTCCTGGCACCGCTATGAGCATGGGCGCTTTTGGCCCTACCTTCGAGAATCGGATGCGGATGCtgttgggcaggggcagggccgtGGCTTCACTGTCAACCTGCCCTGGAATCAG GTCGGGATGGGAAATGCTGACTACGTGGCCGCCTTCCTCCACGTGCTGCTCCCCGTGGCCTTTGAG TTTGACCCTGAGCTGGTGCTCATCTCAGCAGGATTTGACTCTGCAATCGGGGATCCTGAG GGGCAGATGCGGGCCACGCCGGAGTGCTTCTCCCACCTCACGCAGCTGCTGCAGGTGCTGGCCGGCGGCCGAGTCTGTGCTGTGCTGGAG ggAGGCTACCACCTGGAGTCGCTGTCCCAGTCCGTGTGCATGGTGGTGAAGGCGCTGCTGGGTGACCCTGCCTTGCCCCTGTCGGGGCCCATGGAGCCTCATCGCAG TGCCCTGGAATCCATCCAGAGTGTCCGGGCTGCCCAGGCCCCTCATTGGAAGAGCCTCCGGCAGCAAG GGTCGACCCCCATACTGAATCCCAGCACCTACTCCCTGGAGCGGAGAGCCTCACCTGTATCTCCCGGGGGACCCAAATTCAAGGCAGCAGAGGCGCAGGCCTCGGCCGCACTGAGTTCCCTCCTAGACCAGCTGCACCTCAACCCCACACTGCCTGTCCGCACGGCTGTTGCCCTGACTGCACCGGATGCCGCTCTGGTCCTACCCGCCGACGTCCTCCGTCAGGAGGGGTCAGCCCCACAGGAGGAGACACGGGCCTGGGCCAG GCTACACGAGGCCCTGGCCCAGGACAAGGCTCTCACTGCACTTGGGAAGGTCCTGCACCTCTTGAATGGGATCCTGGATGGGCAG GTGAGCAGTGGCATGGCAGCAACCCCGGAGCCCGCCGCGGCTCCCACCCTGGATGTGGTCATTCGGCGCAGCTTGTCCCACGGAGCGCGGAG GCTTCTCTGTGTGGCTGTGGGACAGCTGGATCGGCCCGCAGACCTTGCCGACGACGG GAGGAATCTGTGGCTGAACATCAGAGGCAAGGAAGCGGCCGCCCCATCCATGTTCCAGGTCTCCGTGCCACTGCCAGGG ACTACTGGTGGGTTCGTGAGCTGCGTTCTGGCCCTTGTGCTGCCCCTGGCCTATGGCTTCCAGCCTGACCTCGTGTTGGTGGCGCTGGGGCCAGCCCACGGCCTGCAGGCCCCCCAAGCCGCACTCCTGGCTTCTCTGCTGCGGGGGCCGGCGGGGGGCCGAGTCTTGGTCCTGCTGGAGCAG GGATCCACATCCCAGCTTGCAGGGATCCTGGCCCGGGTGTTGCAGGGACAGGCGCCCCCCGGCCTGGGTCCCTTCTCCATGGCCTCCCCAGAGGACACACAGGCCCTGATATACCTGAGAGGGCAGCTGGAAGCAGAGTGGAAGATGCTGCAGGTGGCCG CTCCTCAAGTGCCGTGA